A window from Cryptomeria japonica chromosome 1, Sugi_1.0, whole genome shotgun sequence encodes these proteins:
- the LOC131062498 gene encoding uncharacterized protein LOC131062498 isoform X1, whose product MWKTARSFASSVARNPRLTRFVLQSPKQVELEFDDGKKFIMSAEFLRVQSPAADSKIRTVKGEKIISGRRYVGIMSAETVGNYGIRVTFDDLHNTGIYTWDYLYNLGNNKFTLMKDYIRTLKKYNLSRDPKKRR is encoded by the exons ATGTGGAAAACTGCCAGGTCATTTGCATCAAGCGTGGCACGAAATCCTCGTCTCACCCGTTTTGTCCTTCAATCTCCTAAgcag GTAGAATTGGAATTTGATGATGGAAAAAAATTTATAATGTCTGCCGAATTTCTTCGTGTTCAAAGTCCCGCTGCGGATAGCAAAATAAGAACCGTAAAGGGTGAAAAG ATTATATCTGGGAGACGGTATGTAGGAATAATGTCAGCAGAAACTGTTGGCAATTATGGAATAAG AGTAACTTTTGATGATCTGCACAATACAGGAATTTACACATGGGATTACTTATACAATCTAGGAAACAATAAATTTACTTTGATGAAAGACTACATCAGAACTCTAAAGAAGTATAATCTAAGTCGAGATCCAAAAAAGAGACGATAG
- the LOC131062498 gene encoding uncharacterized protein LOC131062498 isoform X2, with product MWKTARSFASSVARNPRLTRFVLQSPKQVELEFDDGKKFIMSAEFLRVQSPAADSKIRTVKGEKIISGRRYVGIMSAETVGNYGIRNLHMGLLIQSRKQ from the exons ATGTGGAAAACTGCCAGGTCATTTGCATCAAGCGTGGCACGAAATCCTCGTCTCACCCGTTTTGTCCTTCAATCTCCTAAgcag GTAGAATTGGAATTTGATGATGGAAAAAAATTTATAATGTCTGCCGAATTTCTTCGTGTTCAAAGTCCCGCTGCGGATAGCAAAATAAGAACCGTAAAGGGTGAAAAG ATTATATCTGGGAGACGGTATGTAGGAATAATGTCAGCAGAAACTGTTGGCAATTATGGAATAAG GAATTTACACATGGGATTACTTATACAATCTAGGAAACAATAA